One genomic region from Paroceanicella profunda encodes:
- a CDS encoding alkylphosphonate utilization protein, giving the protein MSDQDDDYVYDETTGEWRPASEIAAAAEADVAVVRDSAGTVLADGDSVTLIKDLKVKGAGQTLKQGTVIRSIRLTPNPEEIDCRHDAIKGLVLRTEFVRKR; this is encoded by the coding sequence ATGTCCGACCAGGATGACGACTACGTCTACGACGAGACCACCGGTGAGTGGCGACCCGCCTCCGAGATCGCCGCCGCGGCGGAGGCCGACGTGGCCGTGGTGCGCGATTCCGCCGGAACCGTGCTGGCGGACGGTGATTCCGTCACCCTCATCAAGGATCTCAAGGTGAAGGGCGCCGGGCAGACGCTGAAGCAAGGCACGGTGATCCGCTCCATCCGCCTCACGCCGAACCCGGAAGAGATCGACTGCCGCCATGACGCCATCAAGGGCCTGGTGCTGCGCACGGAGTTCGTGCGCAAGCGCTGA
- the purF gene encoding amidophosphoribosyltransferase, with amino-acid sequence MSELPRHPFDDDKLHEECGIFGVVGVPDAANFVALGLHALQHRGQEAGGIVSWAPELGFSSARRFGYVRDNFTSKTLMDTLPGSLAMGHVRYSTAGHKGQTAIRDVQPLFAEFAMGGCAIAHNGNLTNAEAMKHELIQAGSIFQSSSDTECIIHLMARSIQKTIPERMKDALRRVEGAFSVIAMTRSKLIGVRDPLGVRPLVLGRVGNGWALSSETCALDIIGAEFVREIEPGEMVIITPDGIESFHPFAPAKSRFCIFEYVYFSRPDSVIGGRSVYETRRQIGVELAREAPVEADLVCPVPDSGTPAAIGFSQESGIPYAMGIIRNQYMGRTFIEPTAEIRNMGVRLKLNVNRAIIAGKRVVLVDDSVVRGTTSQKIREMILDAGAKEVHFRIASPPTSWPCFYGVDTPDREKLLAAHMTEEQMRVHLGVDSLKFVSLEGLYRATGQEEGRTASPRFCDACFSGEYPIRPSDVVDSGRLQLKRA; translated from the coding sequence ATGTCCGAGCTTCCCCGTCACCCGTTCGATGACGACAAGCTGCATGAAGAATGCGGTATTTTCGGCGTCGTAGGTGTGCCCGACGCGGCGAATTTCGTCGCTCTCGGCCTTCACGCCCTTCAGCACAGGGGGCAGGAGGCGGGAGGAATCGTCTCCTGGGCGCCCGAACTGGGCTTCTCCTCCGCCCGCCGCTTCGGCTACGTGCGCGACAACTTCACATCGAAGACGCTCATGGACACCCTGCCCGGCTCGCTGGCGATGGGCCACGTGCGCTACTCCACCGCCGGGCACAAGGGACAGACCGCGATCCGCGATGTCCAGCCCCTGTTCGCCGAATTCGCCATGGGCGGCTGCGCCATTGCCCATAACGGCAACCTCACCAATGCCGAGGCGATGAAGCACGAGCTGATCCAGGCCGGCTCCATCTTCCAGTCCTCCTCGGACACGGAATGCATCATCCACCTGATGGCGCGCTCAATCCAGAAGACCATCCCGGAGCGGATGAAGGACGCGCTGCGCCGCGTGGAAGGCGCCTTCTCCGTCATCGCGATGACCCGCTCCAAGCTCATCGGCGTGCGCGACCCGCTGGGCGTGCGCCCGTTGGTTCTGGGCCGGGTCGGAAACGGCTGGGCGCTCTCCTCGGAGACCTGCGCGCTCGACATCATCGGCGCGGAGTTCGTGCGCGAGATCGAGCCGGGTGAAATGGTCATCATCACCCCGGACGGCATCGAGAGCTTCCACCCGTTCGCCCCGGCGAAATCGCGGTTCTGCATCTTCGAATACGTCTATTTCTCCCGCCCCGACAGCGTGATCGGCGGCCGCTCGGTCTATGAGACCCGCCGGCAGATCGGCGTGGAACTGGCCCGCGAGGCGCCGGTGGAGGCCGATCTGGTCTGCCCGGTGCCCGACAGCGGCACGCCCGCCGCGATCGGCTTTTCGCAGGAAAGCGGCATTCCCTACGCGATGGGGATCATCCGCAACCAGTACATGGGCCGGACCTTCATCGAGCCCACGGCGGAGATCCGCAACATGGGCGTGCGGCTGAAGCTCAACGTGAACCGCGCCATCATCGCCGGCAAGCGGGTGGTTCTGGTGGACGATTCGGTGGTGCGCGGCACCACCAGCCAGAAGATCCGCGAGATGATTCTCGACGCCGGCGCCAAGGAGGTGCATTTCCGCATCGCCTCGCCGCCCACCTCCTGGCCCTGCTTCTACGGTGTGGACACGCCGGACCGCGAGAAGCTTCTCGCCGCGCACATGACGGAAGAGCAGATGCGCGTGCACCTCGGTGTCGACAGCCTGAAATTCGTCTCGCTGGAGGGGCTCTACCGCGCCACCGGTCAGGAGGAGGGCCGCACCGCCAGCCCGCGCTTCTGCGACGCCTGCTTCTCCGGCGAATACCCGATCCGCCCCTCCGACGTGGTCGACAGCGGCCGGCTGCAGCTCAAGCGCGCCTGA
- a CDS encoding SDR family NAD(P)-dependent oxidoreductase: MAERIALVTGASRGLGFATALALAGPGTHVIALARTTGGLEELDDAIREKGGTATLVPMSLTDDAGLARLGLSVYERWGRLDLLVHCAAQAAPLSPVGHVDEKDFDGAMALNARATLRLIAIAEPLLKAAGPGATAVFCDDRSAGKFHAAYAASKAAARAVVDAWAAETAAIGPRVVTFTPEPMPTALRGRFRPGENREALASADSQAEALLAALKG; the protein is encoded by the coding sequence ATGGCTGAGCGGATTGCCCTCGTCACCGGGGCCTCTCGGGGCCTCGGATTCGCCACCGCCCTGGCCCTGGCCGGGCCGGGCACGCATGTGATCGCCCTCGCCCGCACCACCGGCGGGCTGGAGGAGCTTGACGACGCCATCCGGGAGAAGGGCGGCACGGCCACGCTGGTGCCCATGTCGCTCACCGATGATGCCGGCCTCGCCCGGCTGGGCCTGTCGGTCTACGAGCGTTGGGGGCGGCTGGACCTGCTGGTGCATTGCGCCGCGCAGGCGGCGCCGCTCAGCCCCGTCGGGCATGTCGACGAGAAGGATTTCGACGGCGCCATGGCGCTCAACGCCCGCGCCACCCTGCGCCTGATCGCCATCGCCGAGCCGCTGCTGAAGGCTGCCGGGCCCGGGGCCACGGCGGTGTTCTGCGACGACAGGTCGGCGGGAAAGTTCCACGCCGCCTATGCCGCCTCCAAGGCCGCCGCGCGCGCCGTGGTGGATGCCTGGGCCGCCGAGACCGCCGCCATCGGCCCGCGCGTTGTGACGTTCACTCCCGAGCCGATGCCCACCGCCCTGCGCGGCCGCTTCCGCCCGGGCGAGAACCGCGAGGCCCTCGCCAGCGCCGACAGCCAGGCCGAAGCGCTGCTGGCCGCCCTGAAGGGCTGA
- a CDS encoding PQQ-binding-like beta-propeller repeat protein — protein MSFANRLPGLPRRGHATLSGVLLCAALAGCGWFGDDEEILPGTRIPVRAEVAETPMAAPPPLMLPPAVPVNSWSQRNGTATHVQPHAALGSGLRLAWSADAGSGNGASRLTSGPVVANGRVFTLDSSAEVTAFSEAGARIWRVDVSPEGEDGENGYGGGLAIGDGGRLFVTTGFGQVVALESGTGEELWRTPVRGIIRSAPTVSNGRVFVVTRDDQAVALDAATGQILWRLQGAAGVTGLMGGASPAVDDVLAVLPFSSGEVTGVLAASGRRIWTAAIAGGRRGFARSDIGDITGDPVIVGDTIFVANQSGRLVSIDRRTGQRNWTANHGSINAVQPAGSSLFVLSDAAKLLRLDAATGQLIWSTDLPEYDDPEDRDVAIGYGGPVLAGGRLVVVSADGLLLSFDPATGQELSRVEMPEGAYLPPAIADGKLYVMSIDGDLLAFQ, from the coding sequence ATGAGCTTTGCCAACCGGCTTCCGGGGCTTCCCCGCCGAGGCCATGCGACGCTTTCGGGAGTACTACTCTGCGCCGCGCTGGCCGGCTGCGGCTGGTTCGGGGATGACGAGGAGATCCTGCCCGGAACGCGCATCCCGGTGCGCGCCGAGGTCGCCGAAACCCCGATGGCCGCCCCGCCACCGCTCATGCTGCCGCCGGCGGTGCCGGTGAATTCCTGGTCCCAGCGCAACGGCACGGCCACCCATGTGCAGCCGCACGCGGCCCTCGGCTCCGGGCTCCGGCTCGCCTGGTCGGCGGACGCGGGCTCGGGCAACGGCGCCTCGCGGCTCACCTCCGGGCCGGTGGTGGCGAACGGGCGGGTGTTCACCCTCGACAGTTCCGCGGAAGTCACGGCCTTCTCGGAGGCCGGCGCGCGCATCTGGCGGGTGGATGTCTCCCCCGAGGGCGAGGACGGCGAGAACGGCTACGGCGGCGGCCTGGCCATCGGCGACGGCGGCAGGCTCTTCGTGACCACGGGCTTCGGCCAGGTCGTCGCGCTCGAGTCCGGCACAGGCGAGGAACTCTGGCGCACCCCGGTGCGCGGCATCATCCGCTCCGCGCCCACGGTGTCGAACGGCCGGGTGTTCGTCGTCACCCGCGACGACCAGGCCGTGGCGCTGGACGCCGCGACCGGCCAGATCCTCTGGCGGCTGCAGGGCGCTGCCGGCGTCACCGGCCTGATGGGCGGCGCCAGCCCGGCCGTGGACGACGTGCTGGCCGTGCTGCCCTTCTCCTCGGGCGAGGTGACCGGCGTGCTGGCGGCCTCGGGCCGGCGGATCTGGACGGCGGCGATCGCCGGCGGCCGCCGCGGCTTCGCGCGCTCGGACATCGGCGACATCACCGGCGACCCGGTGATCGTGGGCGACACGATCTTCGTGGCGAACCAGTCCGGCCGCCTGGTCTCCATCGACCGGCGCACCGGGCAGCGGAACTGGACGGCGAATCACGGCTCGATCAACGCGGTGCAGCCGGCGGGCTCCTCGCTCTTCGTGCTGTCGGACGCGGCGAAGCTGCTGCGCCTCGATGCCGCGACCGGCCAGCTCATCTGGAGCACCGACCTGCCGGAGTATGACGATCCGGAAGACCGTGACGTCGCCATCGGCTACGGCGGGCCGGTTCTGGCCGGCGGCCGGCTGGTCGTGGTCAGCGCCGACGGGCTGCTGCTGAGCTTCGATCCGGCCACCGGGCAGGAGCTCTCGCGGGTCGAAATGCCCGAGGGCGCCTATCTTCCCCCGGCAATCGCCGACGGAAAGCTCTATGTCATGTCGATTGATGGCGACTTGCTGGCTTTCCAGTAA
- a CDS encoding pentapeptide repeat-containing protein — translation MPPADTDPPFDGPPLRDARFTRSDMAGARFDGVNLAGAEFHAVLSGARFGDTNLSMAKFDDVNLCQAEFTNVTLAGARLHDVNLSGAAISHATLAGLTITGATLRDAEIRDCDLSGMTIDGVRVSDLFAAWTRLREAGECGPPDED, via the coding sequence ATGCCCCCCGCCGACACCGATCCCCCCTTCGACGGCCCGCCCCTGCGCGACGCCCGCTTCACCCGCTCGGACATGGCCGGCGCCCGGTTCGACGGCGTGAACCTCGCCGGGGCGGAGTTCCACGCGGTGCTGAGCGGCGCGCGCTTCGGCGACACCAATCTCTCGATGGCGAAGTTCGACGACGTGAATCTGTGCCAGGCGGAATTCACCAATGTGACGCTCGCCGGGGCACGGCTGCATGACGTGAACCTCTCGGGCGCCGCGATCAGCCACGCCACGCTCGCCGGGCTCACCATAACCGGGGCGACGCTGCGCGATGCGGAGATCCGCGACTGCGACCTCAGCGGGATGACGATCGACGGCGTGCGCGTCTCCGACCTCTTCGCCGCCTGGACCCGCCTGCGCGAAGCCGGCGAATGCGGCCCGCCCGACGAGGACTGA
- the der gene encoding ribosome biogenesis GTPase Der, with translation MSFTLAIVGRPNVGKSTLFNRLVGRRLALVDDQPGVTRDLREGDARLGHLRFTVIDTAGLEEATDESLQGRMRALTERAVSMADVCLFLIDARAGLTPSDKVFAEILRRSGKMVIVAANKAEGRAGEAGYLDAYSLGLGDVIPLSAEHGEGMDDLRMILSPVAEQFAVTDVEEHEDDSDRPMQIAILGRPNAGKSTLVNAILGEERLLTGPEAGITRDSIAVTTEWYGTKVRIFDTAGIRKKARIQEKLEKMSVSDGLRAVRFAEVVVLLLDVNSPFDQQDLRLADLAEREGRAVVVAVNKWDTEDDKSEKVKFLREELARLLPQLRGVPLVTISALQGRGLDKLRDAIVKVHETWNTRISTSRLNRWLIGQVEAHPPPAPSGRRIKLRYMTQVKARPPSFVAFCSLPEELPESYIRFLVNGLRKTFGLEGTPIRFTLRKGENPYEGKTEKRMNGSLKRGKR, from the coding sequence ATGTCCTTCACCCTCGCAATCGTCGGCCGCCCGAACGTGGGCAAGTCGACGCTCTTCAACCGGCTCGTGGGCCGGCGTCTCGCGCTGGTCGACGACCAGCCGGGCGTCACGCGCGACCTGCGGGAAGGCGATGCGCGGCTGGGCCATCTGCGCTTCACCGTCATCGACACCGCCGGTCTGGAGGAGGCCACCGACGAAAGCCTCCAGGGCCGGATGCGCGCGCTCACCGAACGTGCCGTGAGCATGGCCGACGTGTGCCTGTTCCTCATCGACGCCCGCGCCGGCCTCACCCCCTCCGACAAGGTGTTCGCCGAGATCCTGCGCCGCTCCGGCAAGATGGTGATCGTGGCCGCGAACAAGGCCGAGGGCCGCGCCGGCGAGGCGGGCTATCTCGACGCCTATTCGCTGGGCCTGGGCGACGTGATCCCGCTCTCCGCCGAGCACGGCGAGGGCATGGACGACCTGCGGATGATCCTCTCCCCGGTGGCCGAGCAGTTCGCCGTCACCGATGTGGAGGAACATGAGGACGATTCCGATCGCCCGATGCAGATCGCCATCCTCGGGCGGCCCAACGCCGGCAAGTCCACCCTGGTGAACGCCATCCTCGGCGAGGAGCGTCTGCTCACCGGGCCGGAGGCCGGCATCACCCGGGATTCCATCGCCGTCACCACCGAGTGGTACGGCACGAAGGTGCGCATCTTCGACACCGCCGGCATCCGCAAGAAGGCCCGCATCCAGGAGAAGCTGGAGAAGATGTCCGTCTCCGACGGTCTGCGCGCCGTGCGCTTCGCCGAGGTGGTGGTGCTGCTGCTCGACGTGAACTCCCCCTTCGACCAGCAGGACCTGCGCCTTGCCGATCTTGCCGAGCGCGAGGGCAGGGCGGTGGTCGTCGCGGTGAACAAGTGGGACACCGAGGACGACAAGAGCGAGAAGGTGAAGTTCCTGCGCGAGGAACTGGCCCGGCTGCTGCCGCAGCTGCGCGGCGTGCCGCTTGTCACCATCTCCGCCCTGCAGGGCCGCGGCCTCGACAAGCTGCGCGACGCGATCGTGAAGGTGCACGAGACGTGGAACACCCGCATCTCCACCTCGCGGCTGAACCGCTGGCTGATCGGCCAGGTGGAGGCACACCCGCCGCCCGCGCCCTCCGGCCGCCGCATCAAGCTGCGCTACATGACCCAGGTGAAGGCGCGCCCGCCCTCCTTCGTGGCCTTCTGCTCGCTGCCCGAGGAACTGCCGGAGAGCTACATCCGCTTCCTGGTGAACGGGTTGCGCAAGACCTTCGGCCTGGAGGGCACGCCCATCCGCTTCACCCTGCGCAAGGGCGAAAACCCCTACGAGGGCAAGACCGAGAAGCGCATGAACGGCAGCCTGAAGCGCGGCAAGCGCTGA
- a CDS encoding CvpA family protein — translation MDGFTIADGVVLLVIAVSALLAYSRGFVREVLAIAGWVIAAIVAFYLAPTVEPLVREIPVISGFLSSSCQFSVLAAFAVVFAVALIILSIFTPLFASMVQNSAIGPVDQGAGFLFGLARGVLLVVVALVVYQYLNLDFPQIDGSRTAVFLADARDQLRAEVPTETPGWLDTRYDQLFGTCSQ, via the coding sequence ATGGACGGATTCACTATCGCCGACGGCGTGGTGCTGCTGGTGATCGCGGTATCGGCGCTGCTGGCCTATTCACGCGGCTTCGTGCGCGAGGTGCTGGCCATCGCCGGATGGGTGATCGCGGCGATCGTGGCCTTCTATCTCGCGCCCACGGTGGAGCCGCTGGTGCGCGAGATCCCGGTCATCTCGGGCTTCCTCTCCTCGTCCTGCCAGTTCTCGGTGCTCGCGGCCTTCGCGGTGGTGTTCGCGGTGGCGCTGATCATCCTGTCGATCTTCACGCCGCTCTTCGCCTCCATGGTCCAGAACAGCGCCATCGGACCGGTGGACCAGGGGGCGGGCTTCCTGTTCGGCCTGGCCCGCGGCGTTCTGCTGGTGGTGGTGGCACTTGTGGTGTATCAGTATCTCAATCTCGATTTTCCCCAGATCGACGGGTCCCGCACCGCGGTGTTTCTCGCCGATGCCCGGGACCAGCTCCGCGCCGAAGTTCCCACCGAGACGCCCGGCTGGCTAGACACCCGCTACGACCAGCTCTTCGGCACCTGTTCACAGTAA
- a CDS encoding efflux RND transporter permease subunit — MTGIVDWAAARARMIAAFILLTIGAGTLAYVGLPKEGEPDIDIPMLFVSVPFPGISAEDAEKLIVRPLETKLRDVEGLDKMTATAMENYAYVMLQFEFGWDKTATLAEVRDRVSQAEAEFPDGADATNILEINFSEFPILVISLSGDVPERTLFRIAKEMQTGIEGLPPVLEAGLAGYRDEMLEVLIDPLKLESYNVTADELINAVTSNNRLVAAGEVETGSGAYSVKIPSSFETPSDIYDIPVKVNGDRVVTLADLTDIRLSFEDAEGTARFNGKPTVSLQIVKRKGENLIDTVAEVKAKTAEMMDGWPPELRQAVDVSWSMDDSTRVGAMVDQLESSVLTAIALVMIVVLASLGLRSALLVGVAIPVSFLLTFAGLAVFGMSISNIVMFGLILAVGMLVDGAIVVVEYADTRMGEGQGPMRAFTEAAKRMFWPIISSTATTLCAFLPMLFWPGIPGEFMGNLPVTLIFVLSASLVVALIYLPVMGGVAGRISRVLEGASAGLRARAPLVLRLLLVAAAGAAMVWALLGLAQGRMPAAMALTLFVLACLGLAVAGGSLRRQAPMGAPAPAYRRSAFGHAVHFLTANPVMPFVSIAAAVLMMVGTISYFSSHSKGVEFFVDTEPERAVAYVRARGNLSLDEKDRLVRLAERAVEGVDGVASVFAFAGNGGLNQDRSGGESPADAVGQVQIELAPWDSRRPGKEILAEINRRLATIPGVLSEITVQEMGPASGKPVHLRLMGTRLEDIAEAVRVVEARMKERPGIIGVDDTRPLPGIDWQIDVDVEKAGRYGADVTTVGIMVQLVTQGLLLDTMRTETSDEEVEIRVRFPPDQRLLSTLDGLRVRTAAGLVPLSNFITRTPVQKLGQIDRYNTRRYYDVKADVAEGANANEEIDRLTTWLTEDRPLPAGVTWEWTGDREEQEESQAFLGRAFLGALGLMFVILLAQFNSFYNSALVLSAVIMSVTGVLIGMLVMDQAFSIIMTGTGIVALAGIVVNNNIVLIDTFQEFSRQMPVLEAITRTAEARIRPVLLTTITTMAGLMPMMFGMNVDFAHGGYSVDAPSSMMWKQLATAVVFGLGTATVLTLIVTPAALAARHWVGRGAGRLLGLTPRAERDLRRTAAGTPAGDIIWPDTPRPAPGRLDAAE; from the coding sequence ATGACCGGGATCGTTGACTGGGCCGCTGCCCGAGCGCGGATGATCGCCGCCTTCATCCTGCTCACCATCGGGGCCGGAACGCTGGCCTATGTCGGGCTGCCCAAGGAGGGCGAGCCGGACATCGACATTCCCATGCTCTTCGTCTCGGTGCCCTTCCCCGGCATCTCGGCGGAGGATGCGGAGAAGCTCATCGTCCGACCGCTGGAGACCAAACTGCGCGATGTCGAGGGGCTCGACAAGATGACCGCGACGGCAATGGAGAATTACGCCTACGTGATGCTCCAGTTCGAGTTCGGCTGGGACAAGACCGCCACGCTCGCCGAGGTGCGCGACCGGGTGAGCCAGGCCGAGGCGGAGTTCCCGGACGGCGCGGATGCCACCAACATCCTGGAGATCAACTTTTCCGAATTCCCCATCCTGGTGATCTCGCTGTCCGGCGACGTGCCCGAGCGCACGCTGTTCCGCATCGCCAAGGAGATGCAGACCGGCATCGAGGGCCTGCCGCCGGTGCTGGAGGCTGGGCTCGCGGGATACCGCGACGAGATGCTCGAGGTGCTGATCGACCCGCTGAAGCTGGAGAGCTACAACGTCACCGCCGACGAGCTGATCAACGCCGTCACCTCCAACAACCGCCTGGTGGCGGCGGGCGAGGTGGAAACCGGCTCCGGCGCCTACTCGGTGAAGATCCCCTCCTCCTTCGAGACCCCGTCGGACATCTACGACATCCCGGTGAAGGTGAACGGCGACCGGGTGGTGACGCTGGCCGATCTCACCGACATCCGCCTCTCCTTCGAGGACGCGGAGGGCACGGCGCGCTTCAACGGCAAGCCCACCGTCTCGCTGCAGATCGTCAAGCGCAAGGGCGAGAACCTGATCGACACCGTGGCCGAGGTGAAGGCGAAGACCGCGGAGATGATGGACGGCTGGCCGCCGGAGCTGCGCCAGGCCGTGGATGTCTCCTGGTCGATGGACGACAGCACCCGGGTGGGGGCGATGGTCGACCAGCTGGAAAGCTCGGTGCTCACCGCCATCGCGCTGGTGATGATCGTGGTGCTGGCCTCGCTGGGGCTGCGCTCGGCGCTGCTGGTGGGCGTGGCGATCCCGGTCTCCTTCCTGCTCACCTTCGCGGGGCTGGCGGTGTTCGGCATGTCGATCTCCAACATCGTGATGTTCGGGCTGATCCTGGCCGTGGGCATGCTGGTGGACGGGGCGATCGTGGTGGTGGAATACGCCGACACCCGCATGGGCGAGGGCCAGGGCCCGATGCGCGCCTTCACCGAGGCGGCGAAGCGGATGTTCTGGCCGATCATCTCCTCCACCGCGACCACGCTCTGCGCCTTCCTGCCGATGCTGTTCTGGCCCGGCATCCCGGGCGAGTTCATGGGGAACCTGCCGGTCACGCTCATCTTCGTGCTCTCCGCCTCGCTTGTGGTGGCGCTGATCTACCTGCCGGTGATGGGCGGGGTTGCGGGGCGCATCTCGCGCGTGCTGGAGGGCGCCTCGGCGGGGCTGCGCGCCCGCGCGCCGCTGGTCCTGCGCCTGCTGCTGGTGGCGGCGGCCGGGGCGGCTATGGTCTGGGCGCTGCTGGGGCTCGCCCAGGGGCGGATGCCGGCGGCGATGGCGCTCACGCTCTTCGTGCTCGCCTGCCTCGGCCTGGCGGTGGCCGGCGGCAGCCTGCGCCGGCAGGCGCCGATGGGCGCGCCGGCGCCCGCCTACCGGCGCAGCGCCTTCGGCCACGCGGTGCATTTCCTCACCGCGAACCCGGTGATGCCCTTCGTGTCCATCGCCGCGGCGGTGCTGATGATGGTGGGCACGATCAGCTATTTCAGCAGTCATTCCAAGGGTGTGGAGTTCTTCGTCGATACGGAGCCGGAGCGGGCCGTGGCCTATGTGCGTGCCCGCGGCAACCTCAGCCTGGACGAGAAGGACCGCCTGGTGCGCCTCGCCGAACGCGCCGTGGAGGGGGTGGACGGGGTGGCCTCCGTCTTCGCCTTCGCCGGCAACGGCGGCCTGAACCAGGACCGCAGCGGCGGCGAGTCCCCCGCCGACGCGGTGGGCCAGGTGCAGATCGAGCTCGCCCCCTGGGACAGCCGGCGGCCCGGCAAGGAGATCCTCGCCGAGATCAACCGCCGCCTCGCCACCATCCCCGGCGTGCTGAGCGAGATCACCGTGCAGGAGATGGGCCCGGCCAGCGGCAAGCCGGTGCACCTGCGCCTGATGGGCACCCGGCTGGAGGACATCGCCGAGGCGGTGCGCGTGGTCGAGGCGCGGATGAAGGAGCGCCCCGGCATCATCGGCGTGGACGACACCCGCCCCCTGCCCGGCATCGACTGGCAGATCGACGTGGACGTGGAGAAGGCCGGCCGCTACGGCGCCGATGTCACCACGGTGGGCATCATGGTCCAGCTCGTCACCCAGGGGCTGCTGCTGGACACCATGCGCACCGAGACCTCCGACGAGGAGGTGGAGATCCGCGTGCGCTTCCCGCCCGACCAGCGCCTGCTCTCCACCCTGGACGGGCTGCGGGTGCGCACCGCGGCCGGGCTGGTGCCACTGTCGAACTTCATCACCCGCACCCCGGTGCAGAAGCTCGGCCAGATCGACCGCTACAACACCCGGCGCTACTACGACGTGAAGGCCGACGTGGCCGAGGGCGCGAACGCGAACGAGGAGATCGACCGGCTGACAACCTGGCTCACCGAGGACCGCCCCCTGCCCGCCGGTGTCACCTGGGAGTGGACGGGCGACCGCGAGGAGCAGGAGGAGAGCCAGGCCTTCCTCGGCCGCGCCTTCCTCGGCGCGCTGGGGCTGATGTTCGTGATCCTGCTGGCGCAGTTCAACTCGTTCTACAACTCCGCGCTGGTGCTCTCGGCGGTGATCATGTCGGTCACGGGCGTGCTGATCGGGATGCTGGTGATGGACCAGGCCTTCTCCATCATCATGACCGGCACGGGCATCGTGGCGCTGGCCGGCATCGTGGTGAACAACAACATCGTGCTCATCGACACCTTCCAGGAGTTCTCCCGCCAGATGCCGGTGCTGGAGGCGATCACCCGCACGGCGGAGGCGCGCATCCGCCCGGTGCTGCTCACCACCATCACCACCATGGCCGGGCTGATGCCGATGATGTTCGGCATGAACGTGGATTTCGCCCATGGCGGCTATTCGGTGGACGCGCCTTCCTCGATGATGTGGAAGCAGCTCGCCACCGCCGTGGTCTTCGGGCTGGGCACCGCCACGGTCCTCACCCTGATCGTCACTCCGGCGGCCCTGGCCGCGCGCCACTGGGTGGGCCGGGGCGCGGGCCGGCTGCTCGGCCTCACCCCGCGGGCCGAGCGGGACCTGCGCCGCACCGCTGCCGGCACGCCGGCCGGCGACATCATCTGGCCCGACACCCCGCGCCCCGCCCCCGGCCGCCTCGACGCGGCGGAATGA
- a CDS encoding efflux RND transporter periplasmic adaptor subunit — protein sequence MRAIPLLTALLVALAFGLWIFGLGAGPAETAQNLPPPADAAPKDQPVSVVVRRSQAESVRDVIILRGRTEAFRKVEVMAETSGRVISRPLRSGAQVAEGDSLCRIDPGERQAALEEAQARLEDARIRNDAATKLGDYAAETTRLAARAALNSAVYAVRTAELELQRLDIRAPFDGLLETDTAELGSLLQPGALCATVIALDPIKLVGFVPESRVGRLHAGAPAGARLIDGREVTGTITFLSRSADETTRTFRVEITVPNPRWEIRDGLTAEIGIPLAPRQGHLLPQRVLTLDDRGRMGVRVAEDGVARFVPVTVIRDAPEGLWLDGLPATAEVIITGQEYVSDGRALDVSYEAAAGGPDAAAAPAPGPAPAPEASPAPPAAPDPQATPAAPVQ from the coding sequence ATGCGAGCGATCCCGCTGTTGACTGCCCTGCTGGTGGCCCTCGCCTTCGGCCTGTGGATCTTCGGCCTCGGCGCCGGCCCGGCGGAGACCGCCCAGAACCTGCCGCCCCCGGCCGACGCCGCCCCGAAGGACCAGCCGGTGTCCGTGGTGGTGCGCCGCTCGCAGGCCGAGTCGGTGCGCGACGTGATCATTCTGCGCGGCCGCACCGAGGCCTTCCGCAAGGTCGAGGTGATGGCGGAGACCTCCGGCCGGGTGATCTCGCGGCCGCTGCGCAGCGGCGCGCAGGTGGCGGAGGGCGACAGCCTGTGCCGGATCGACCCCGGAGAGCGCCAGGCAGCGCTGGAGGAGGCGCAGGCCCGGCTGGAGGATGCCCGCATCCGCAACGATGCGGCCACCAAGCTGGGCGACTACGCCGCCGAGACCACCCGGCTTGCCGCCCGGGCCGCGCTCAACTCCGCCGTCTACGCGGTGCGCACGGCGGAGCTGGAGCTGCAGCGGCTCGACATCCGCGCCCCCTTCGACGGGCTGCTGGAGACCGACACCGCCGAGCTGGGCTCGCTGCTGCAGCCCGGCGCGCTCTGCGCCACGGTGATCGCGCTCGACCCGATCAAGCTGGTGGGCTTCGTGCCGGAGAGCCGCGTGGGCCGGCTGCATGCCGGCGCCCCCGCCGGCGCCCGGCTGATCGACGGCCGCGAGGTCACCGGCACCATCACCTTCCTCTCGCGCTCGGCCGACGAGACCACCCGCACCTTCCGCGTGGAGATCACCGTGCCGAACCCGCGCTGGGAGATCCGCGACGGGCTCACCGCCGAGATCGGCATCCCGCTCGCCCCCCGGCAGGGCCACCTGCTGCCGCAGCGCGTGCTCACCCTGGACGACCGCGGCCGCATGGGGGTGCGGGTGGCCGAAGACGGCGTGGCCCGCTTCGTGCCCGTCACCGTGATCCGCGACGCGCCGGAGGGGCTGTGGCTGGACGGGCTGCCGGCCACGGCGGAGGTGATCATCACCGGGCAGGAATACGTGAGCGACGGCCGCGCGCTGGACGTCTCCTACGAGGCGGCCGCCGGCGGGCCGGACGCCGCGGCCGCCCCCGCGCCGGGCCCCGCCCCCGCGCCGGAAGCCTCCCCCGCACCGCCGGCCGCGCCGGACCCGCAGGCCACGCCCGCGGCGCCCGTGCAATGA